The following proteins are encoded in a genomic region of candidate division WOR-3 bacterium:
- the lipA gene encoding lipoyl synthase, whose product MFRRDYLKKPSWLKIKLPAGDEFAEVFKLLKKYNLSTVCQEARCPNINECWAKKSATIMILGKICTRACRFCAVASGDPGGVVDSEEPEHVAEVVKKLGLKYVVVTSVDRDDLEDFGSNHYARTIKCIKEKNPQIKVEALIPDFSGREEYLKNVTESAPFVIGHNIETVRRLTPYIRDRRCSYEGSLTVLRTIKKLNDSILTKSGFMLGLGEKRSEVIETLKELKESGVDIITIGQYLQPTKKHHYVQKYYTPEEFDEFKKIGEELGVKYVISGPLVRSSYHAAEIF is encoded by the coding sequence ATGTTTAGAAGAGATTATCTGAAAAAACCTTCCTGGCTCAAGATAAAACTGCCGGCAGGCGACGAGTTCGCGGAAGTCTTCAAATTATTGAAGAAGTACAATCTTTCGACCGTATGTCAGGAGGCGCGCTGCCCTAATATAAACGAGTGCTGGGCTAAGAAGAGCGCTACGATTATGATCCTCGGTAAGATCTGCACCCGTGCCTGTCGATTTTGCGCCGTCGCTTCAGGTGATCCCGGAGGTGTTGTTGATTCTGAAGAGCCGGAACATGTCGCAGAGGTGGTGAAAAAGCTGGGTTTGAAATATGTCGTCGTCACTTCGGTAGACCGTGACGATCTGGAAGACTTCGGCAGTAATCATTATGCCCGGACCATCAAGTGTATTAAAGAAAAGAATCCTCAGATCAAAGTCGAGGCGCTCATTCCTGATTTTTCCGGCCGAGAGGAGTATTTGAAGAACGTGACGGAATCGGCTCCTTTTGTGATCGGTCATAACATCGAGACCGTGAGGCGCCTTACGCCGTATATTAGGGACCGCCGCTGCAGTTATGAAGGGTCACTTACTGTCCTGCGGACGATAAAAAAACTCAATGACTCGATACTCACCAAGAGCGGTTTCATGCTGGGACTGGGTGAGAAGCGGTCAGAGGTCATCGAGACCCTGAAGGAACTGAAAGAGAGCGGGGTCGACATCATTACCATCGGTCAGTATCTTCAGCCGACGAAAAAGCACCATTATGTCCAGAAATATTATACACCTGAGGAGTTCGATGAGTTCAAGAAGATCGGCGAAGAGCTTGGTGTAAAATATGTGATAAGCGGACCCCTGGTACGTTCTTCATATCACGCCGCTGAGATTTTTTAG
- the lipB gene encoding lipoyl(octanoyl) transferase LipB, with protein sequence MPQKTDSFSFVSKRMNVVDLRKRDYREVWDVQKIVHQKRVNREIDDTLILVEHNPVVTMGKSGKEKNLLFPPGLLKEKGVAYYRIERGGDVTYHGPGQLVGYPIFNIKEGLAGIKPFIEKMEEAIILILDDFGIKAEKREKMVGVWTATGKICSIGIAVKRWVSFHGFALNVNTDLTYFDLIVPCGLKNITMTSMQRILKRTVPLDEVKRSVIEKFCRVFKKEAVMKCLEEII encoded by the coding sequence GTGCCACAAAAAACAGATAGTTTTTCCTTCGTTTCCAAACGGATGAATGTCGTAGATTTAAGAAAGCGGGACTACAGAGAAGTCTGGGATGTACAGAAGATTGTTCATCAGAAAAGGGTGAACCGGGAAATCGATGATACACTCATTCTTGTCGAGCATAATCCGGTCGTCACCATGGGAAAGAGCGGTAAGGAGAAAAATCTTCTGTTCCCGCCGGGTTTACTGAAGGAAAAGGGGGTTGCGTATTATCGGATCGAACGCGGCGGTGATGTGACTTATCACGGACCGGGTCAACTCGTCGGTTATCCGATCTTCAATATTAAAGAAGGCCTTGCCGGTATAAAGCCCTTTATTGAAAAGATGGAAGAGGCGATAATTCTCATCCTGGATGATTTCGGTATAAAGGCGGAAAAAAGAGAGAAGATGGTGGGCGTCTGGACAGCCACGGGCAAGATCTGTTCGATCGGAATCGCAGTGAAACGATGGGTGAGTTTCCATGGTTTCGCCCTGAATGTGAATACCGATCTGACCTATTTCGATCTTATCGTCCCCTGTGGTCTAAAGAACATAACCATGACTTCGATGCAGCGGATTTTGAAAAGAACCGTTCCCCTGGATGAAGTCAAAAGGAGCGTGATAGAAAAATTCTGCCGGGTGTTCAAAAAAGAGGCGGTGATGAAATGTTTAGAAGAGATTATCTGA
- a CDS encoding (2Fe-2S)-binding protein: MKIICRCEDITEEEIIQKIREGYRTMDDLKRIMRVTMGLCQGKGCRRHIARIISRELNIPIEEVIQPTYRPPTKPIPISATKNR, translated from the coding sequence ATGAAGATTATATGTCGGTGCGAAGATATAACCGAAGAAGAGATCATCCAGAAAATACGTGAAGGTTACCGCACAATGGATGACCTTAAAAGAATTATGCGGGTTACAATGGGGCTTTGTCAGGGCAAGGGTTGTCGCAGACATATCGCAAGGATTATTTCCAGGGAGTTGAATATCCCGATTGAAGAAGTGATACAACCGACATATAGGCCTCCGACCAAGCCTATTCCGATAAGTGCCACAAAAAACAGATAG
- a CDS encoding 4Fe-4S dicluster domain-containing protein — MNSIPSEERRKKRPYVVIECPEKIPCDPCVGACPQKAISMPGSMIELPQVDYDKCTGCLLCIPKCPGLAIFVIDETPEDHSVVFIPYEFLPRPQKGEIAIGVDREGKERCDVEIIKVLDSPKFDHCAIIGFSVPKDLAGEIRALRLKR; from the coding sequence ATGAATTCAATTCCTTCTGAAGAACGCAGAAAAAAAAGACCCTATGTGGTGATCGAATGCCCTGAAAAGATCCCCTGTGACCCCTGTGTCGGCGCCTGTCCCCAAAAGGCGATCTCGATGCCGGGCTCGATGATTGAATTGCCTCAAGTCGATTATGACAAATGTACAGGATGCCTGCTCTGTATTCCCAAATGTCCGGGGCTCGCGATCTTCGTCATTGATGAAACACCTGAAGACCACTCAGTCGTCTTTATCCCTTATGAATTTCTTCCCCGACCACAAAAAGGTGAGATTGCAATCGGTGTGGACCGTGAAGGAAAGGAACGCTGTGATGTCGAAATCATCAAGGTTCTGGACTCACCGAAATTTGATCACTGTGCAATCATCGGTTTTTCCGTACCCAAAGATTTAGCCGGTGAAATAAGAGCGCTCAGACTCAAAAGATAG
- a CDS encoding T9SS type A sorting domain-containing protein codes for MDFNGNKTTIVKIGTTIKILPIFFVILFLSLFSTTEAATYTVGTVSEFQNALNNAAGNNENDTIIVLDGTYNVSSTITYSSTENFSLCINGQGTPLFEGGDSIQLFNFLTTAGNADLYLNGCTIEHGRSDYGGGAHLETVDANISVQDCNINDNEGNIICGGLNLYSVTGSITVENCTFRRNSSPNTSGYPFGTAGGLFIQTEQGNNELRVTGCIFEDNFAQRDAAGAMLYPLGTNSQITVDSCIFQNNTSNEFCGGCWMRAPAGDVTIHYTNNLSSGNVAAVAGGGASLYIEIASGTVEISDNIHTNNTSAWEGGALWISHGGGIIDIYNETYTNNLSGGNGGAGNIYLESGILNLHHNIFNENESSASGGGVCISTASGTLNIFNNTFYSNTGTDGGDLYLYFDTPSSSADFYNNILYQSSLPALSFSGQQTMVATYSDIDGGTGQPWFGTGCIEADPLFADPAGGDFHLTWVNFPIPDSTKSPCIDTGDPASPPDPDGTTADMGALYFNQSSGIEERSQHNQEEGFRLYKDRSHSSSSSITIRYSLPKSSWITIDVYNINGQLVKTLVNGYRTAGDYKVVWDAKEFSNGTYFCRLKNNDCRLTRKLILVK; via the coding sequence ATGGATTTTAATGGAAACAAAACGACTATTGTAAAAATCGGGACCACGATAAAAATCCTCCCGATATTTTTTGTTATACTGTTTTTATCTCTCTTTTCAACGACCGAAGCAGCCACTTATACGGTCGGCACGGTTTCAGAATTTCAGAATGCACTCAATAATGCTGCTGGCAACAACGAGAATGACACCATCATAGTCCTTGACGGGACCTATAATGTTTCCTCGACCATCACCTATTCCTCTACAGAAAATTTTTCCCTCTGCATCAACGGGCAGGGAACACCGCTATTTGAAGGCGGCGACTCAATCCAGCTCTTCAATTTTCTGACTACAGCGGGCAACGCCGACCTCTATTTAAACGGCTGCACCATTGAACACGGCAGAAGCGATTACGGAGGTGGAGCACATCTGGAAACAGTCGATGCAAATATCAGTGTTCAGGATTGCAATATAAACGACAACGAAGGAAATATCATTTGCGGCGGATTGAATCTCTATTCGGTCACGGGCAGTATTACGGTCGAAAATTGCACATTCCGCCGGAACTCTTCACCCAATACCTCTGGTTACCCTTTCGGCACGGCCGGCGGACTTTTCATCCAAACCGAGCAGGGTAATAATGAACTTCGGGTCACCGGCTGTATCTTTGAAGACAACTTCGCCCAGCGCGACGCCGCTGGTGCAATGCTCTATCCCTTAGGTACGAACAGCCAGATTACGGTCGATAGTTGTATTTTCCAGAACAACACATCGAACGAATTCTGCGGCGGCTGCTGGATGCGGGCACCCGCCGGTGACGTAACCATCCACTACACCAACAACTTAAGCAGCGGAAATGTCGCCGCTGTCGCCGGCGGCGGTGCAAGTCTCTATATCGAAATCGCATCCGGTACGGTCGAGATATCCGACAATATCCACACCAATAATACGTCTGCCTGGGAAGGCGGTGCGCTGTGGATCAGCCACGGCGGCGGCATCATTGATATCTATAATGAAACATACACGAATAATCTTTCCGGCGGCAACGGCGGTGCGGGCAACATATACCTCGAATCAGGAATTCTGAATCTCCACCATAATATCTTCAATGAAAATGAATCGTCGGCTTCTGGAGGAGGAGTCTGCATATCGACGGCGAGTGGAACTTTAAATATATTCAACAACACCTTCTATTCGAATACAGGAACCGACGGCGGTGATCTCTACCTTTATTTCGACACCCCCTCATCCAGTGCCGATTTCTACAACAACATCCTGTACCAGAGTTCACTGCCCGCTCTCTCTTTTTCAGGACAGCAGACAATGGTTGCGACATACTCGGATATCGACGGCGGCACAGGCCAGCCATGGTTCGGCACCGGATGTATTGAAGCCGACCCCCTCTTTGCGGATCCAGCAGGCGGTGATTTCCATCTAACCTGGGTTAATTTTCCGATTCCCGACAGCACAAAATCTCCCTGCATTGATACCGGAGATCCTGCCTCTCCGCCCGACCCCGACGGTACGACTGCGGATATGGGCGCCCTGTACTTCAACCAGAGTTCCGGAATTGAAGAAAGATCTCAGCATAATCAAGAAGAGGGTTTCAGGCTATATAAAGACCGCTCTCATTCCTCCAGCTCTTCAATTACAATAAGATACTCCCTGCCTAAATCATCCTGGATCACCATAGATGTCTATAATATAAACGGTCAACTGGTTAAGACCCTGGTCAACGGCTACCGCACTGCAGGTGATTACAAAGTCGTCTGGGACGCAAAAGAATTCAGCAACGGCACTTATTTCTGCCGATTGAAAAACAATGACTGCCGCCTGACCAGAAAATTGATTCTGGTGAAGTAG
- a CDS encoding 30S ribosomal protein S8, translating to MDPIADMLTIIRNGCRAQKMEVTVPYSRLKTEILRVLLEDGFINNFTLDAKKRKITIMLKYAKNGESVIRDLKRVSKCSRRVYVSKDEIPYVLDGLGTAILTTSQGVLSDREARRKKVGGEVIAYVY from the coding sequence ATGGACCCAATTGCTGATATGTTAACGATCATCCGCAACGGCTGTCGGGCGCAAAAGATGGAGGTGACTGTTCCTTATTCACGCCTGAAGACCGAAATCTTGAGAGTTCTCCTTGAAGACGGTTTCATCAATAACTTTACTCTTGATGCAAAGAAACGGAAGATTACAATTATGTTGAAATACGCCAAGAACGGTGAGTCGGTTATTCGAGATCTCAAACGGGTGTCAAAATGTTCACGTCGGGTCTACGTGTCGAAAGATGAAATTCCCTATGTCCTGGACGGTCTGGGAACGGCGATTTTAACCACTTCGCAGGGGGTGTTGAGTGACCGCGAAGCACGCCGAAAAAAGGTCGGCGGCGAAGTAATCGCTTATGTCTATTAA
- a CDS encoding 50S ribosomal protein L6 has protein sequence MAKKRFRPIIIPDKVQVTLSNSRIKVQGPLGTMEMQLSPKVIVDIKEKKIFVKNRENSKESSAHQGTMRSLISNLIAGVLKEFEKTLIIQGTGYRAQLSGSGLQLFLGYSKPKTITLPKGIKCELKVVKSADKGDLTYITVKGIDNQLVGDVAARIKKTRIPDPYKHKGVRYADEVLRKKVGKRAVVQG, from the coding sequence ATGGCGAAGAAACGATTCAGACCGATAATCATTCCCGACAAAGTTCAGGTTACGCTATCGAATTCGCGGATAAAAGTCCAGGGACCCTTAGGAACTATGGAGATGCAGCTCAGCCCCAAGGTCATCGTTGACATCAAGGAGAAAAAAATCTTCGTTAAGAACCGCGAAAACAGCAAAGAATCATCCGCTCATCAGGGAACAATGAGGTCCCTTATTTCAAACCTGATAGCCGGGGTGCTCAAAGAGTTCGAAAAAACATTGATTATTCAGGGGACAGGATACCGGGCTCAATTATCCGGCTCAGGACTTCAGCTCTTTCTCGGCTATTCCAAACCAAAAACCATCACTCTGCCCAAAGGGATAAAATGTGAATTAAAGGTAGTCAAGAGTGCGGATAAAGGTGATCTGACCTATATCACGGTGAAGGGAATAGACAACCAGCTTGTTGGTGACGTCGCCGCTCGAATCAAGAAGACCAGAATACCTGATCCATACAAACATAAAGGGGTCAGATATGCCGATGAAGTTCTGAGGAAGAAGGTCGGAAAACGAGCCGTTGTCCAGGGATAA
- a CDS encoding 50S ribosomal protein L18 — MRLTGRKRRHQRIRKKIKGTQTRPRLCVFRSNRNISAQIIDDTQQKVLFGVSSAALKELNKKNKIEVAMEIGKRIGKLALEKGIKQVAFDRGGYRYHGRVKALAQGAREAGLKF, encoded by the coding sequence ATGAGATTGACCGGACGAAAAAGACGTCATCAAAGAATAAGAAAAAAGATAAAAGGAACGCAGACACGGCCGAGATTGTGTGTTTTTCGGAGCAACCGCAATATTTCAGCCCAGATAATCGATGATACCCAACAGAAGGTGCTCTTTGGTGTCTCTTCAGCGGCTCTGAAAGAATTGAACAAGAAGAATAAAATAGAGGTCGCCATGGAAATCGGCAAACGAATCGGCAAACTTGCTCTTGAAAAAGGAATCAAACAGGTTGCTTTTGACCGGGGAGGATATCGATATCACGGTCGTGTTAAGGCTCTGGCACAAGGAGCACGAGAAGCAGGTCTAAAATTTTAG
- a CDS encoding 30S ribosomal protein S5, whose product MLESTENFIEKVVELKRVIKVVKGGKRLKLYACVVVGDGAGNIGVGHAKSSEVAAAIKKATVIAKKNMVKVDVTEGTILHPVKGKFSASHVLLKPALTGTGIIASSPVRAVCEAVGIKNILTKSLGSNNPTNLACATINALKSIRPVAVVAEMRNKPVEYFRRKRYEKDKSDTQEESNQ is encoded by the coding sequence GTGTTGGAAAGCACGGAAAACTTTATTGAGAAAGTGGTTGAATTAAAAAGGGTGATAAAGGTTGTCAAAGGTGGAAAGAGGCTGAAGCTCTACGCCTGTGTCGTCGTCGGTGACGGAGCAGGAAATATTGGGGTGGGCCATGCCAAATCATCCGAAGTCGCGGCTGCGATAAAGAAGGCGACCGTTATAGCCAAAAAGAATATGGTGAAAGTGGATGTAACCGAAGGTACAATACTCCATCCTGTGAAAGGAAAGTTCTCTGCCAGTCATGTCTTGCTGAAACCCGCCTTAACCGGAACCGGAATAATCGCCTCAAGCCCTGTGCGCGCGGTCTGTGAAGCAGTAGGGATCAAGAACATTCTTACGAAATCTCTGGGGTCGAATAATCCCACCAATCTTGCATGTGCTACAATCAATGCGTTGAAGTCCATTCGACCGGTGGCCGTAGTGGCGGAGATGCGTAATAAACCGGTGGAATATTTCAGAAGGAAGAGGTATGAAAAAGATAAAAGTGATACTCAAGAAGAGTCCAATCAATAA
- a CDS encoding 50S ribosomal protein L30: MKKIKVILKKSPINKIKKHKLTLKALGLTKIGKTRVFPDNAAVRGMLDKISYMVEIEEFKDEAE, from the coding sequence ATGAAAAAGATAAAAGTGATACTCAAGAAGAGTCCAATCAATAAAATCAAAAAACACAAACTAACCCTCAAGGCATTGGGATTGACGAAGATCGGTAAAACAAGAGTCTTTCCCGATAATGCGGCGGTCCGGGGAATGCTCGATAAAATTTCATATATGGTTGAGATCGAGGAATTCAAAGATGAAGCTGAGTGA
- a CDS encoding 50S ribosomal protein L15 — translation MKLSDLKPCAGARKKRKRVGRGPGSGHGKTSTRGQKGDRSRSGYRVKFGYEGGQMPLTRRIPKRGFVNIFKEDYETININDLAAFEPDTVVTPELLKERKLIKGKAKLKILGQGEIKIPLTVKAHKFSKSAQEKIIKASGKIEEIK, via the coding sequence ATGAAGCTGAGTGATTTAAAACCATGCGCCGGTGCAAGAAAGAAGAGAAAACGCGTCGGACGCGGACCGGGTTCTGGACACGGAAAGACCTCGACCAGAGGTCAAAAAGGTGATCGATCGAGATCCGGGTATCGCGTGAAATTCGGATATGAAGGCGGTCAGATGCCCCTTACGCGGCGTATTCCCAAAAGGGGTTTCGTTAATATATTCAAGGAAGACTACGAGACAATCAATATCAACGACCTTGCTGCGTTTGAACCCGACACAGTGGTAACTCCGGAATTATTGAAAGAGAGAAAGTTAATCAAAGGCAAAGCAAAACTGAAGATTCTCGGTCAGGGTGAAATAAAGATCCCACTTACCGTAAAGGCACATAAATTTTCGAAAAGCGCCCAGGAGAAGATCATAAAGGCAAGTGGCAAAATAGAAGAGATTAAATAA
- the secY gene encoding preprotein translocase subunit SecY produces MISTFQNIFKVPDLKKKLGFTLFAIAVYRLGAHLPLPGINAQALGLLMQQLKQQGSIFGMYDIFVGGALSRAAILFLGVMPYISASIIFQLLGSVFPQIEKLQRDQAGRRKITQYTRYLTVGLAAFQAIGIAIFLETQKFTSAAGTMAIVYHPGWAFRLTAMLTLTCGAIFAMWIGEQITEKGIGNGISFIIFIGCLEEYPLYFLRTLQLVVTQGLSIINLVLVIIIMILIVAAVVTMTQAMRRIPVQYPKRIVGRRMYGGQSTFLPIRVNTAGVIPIIFAQSLVVFPGTVSAYVPSLKRITEIFRPGFWGYDILFFTLIVFFTYFYTSIVFNPAEMADNMKRYGGFIPGIRPGPRTANYIDEVLSKVTLPGALFLGFIALVPWYLINFLNVPFYFGGTTLLIIVGVALDTLQQIESQLMMYHYEGFMKRGKIRGRR; encoded by the coding sequence ATGATTTCAACATTTCAGAACATCTTCAAGGTCCCTGATTTAAAAAAGAAATTAGGATTCACGCTGTTTGCAATCGCCGTATACCGTCTCGGTGCCCACCTGCCGTTACCGGGCATCAACGCCCAGGCACTCGGGCTCTTGATGCAGCAGCTGAAACAGCAGGGATCGATATTCGGGATGTACGACATATTCGTAGGTGGAGCCCTCTCAAGGGCGGCGATCCTCTTCTTGGGGGTTATGCCCTATATCTCCGCTTCGATTATTTTCCAATTACTCGGTTCGGTATTTCCCCAGATCGAAAAACTCCAGCGCGACCAGGCCGGCAGACGGAAGATCACCCAATATACCAGATATCTGACGGTCGGACTCGCCGCGTTTCAGGCGATCGGAATTGCGATATTCCTGGAGACCCAGAAGTTCACGAGTGCAGCAGGAACTATGGCGATCGTCTATCATCCGGGCTGGGCATTCCGTCTCACGGCAATGCTCACCCTCACCTGCGGAGCGATATTCGCAATGTGGATCGGTGAACAGATCACGGAAAAAGGTATTGGAAACGGAATATCTTTCATCATCTTCATCGGATGTCTTGAAGAATATCCATTATATTTTCTCAGAACCCTTCAGCTTGTGGTGACGCAGGGGTTGTCAATAATCAATCTCGTCCTTGTTATTATAATAATGATCTTGATCGTCGCCGCGGTCGTCACAATGACCCAGGCGATGCGGCGTATCCCGGTTCAATATCCCAAACGGATCGTGGGCCGGCGGATGTACGGCGGACAGTCAACCTTCTTACCGATAAGGGTGAATACTGCTGGAGTTATCCCGATAATCTTCGCCCAGTCACTCGTCGTCTTTCCCGGAACCGTATCCGCCTATGTTCCGAGCCTTAAAAGAATAACCGAGATCTTCAGACCGGGGTTCTGGGGATACGACATCCTTTTCTTCACCCTGATTGTCTTCTTTACCTATTTCTACACCTCTATCGTCTTCAATCCCGCCGAGATGGCGGACAATATGAAACGGTACGGCGGTTTTATTCCGGGAATAAGACCCGGGCCTCGAACAGCGAATTATATCGATGAAGTATTATCAAAGGTGACTTTACCCGGTGCCCTGTTTCTGGGATTCATCGCTTTGGTTCCCTGGTATCTGATCAATTTCTTGAATGTTCCTTTCTATTTCGGCGGAACCACTCTCTTGATCATCGTGGGAGTTGCACTGGATACACTGCAACAGATTGAATCACAATTGATGATGTACCATTACGAAGGATTCATGAAGCGAGGTAAGATCCGGGGCAGGCGATGA
- a CDS encoding adenylate kinase, translated as MMALLFGPPGVGKGTQSDLLSQKYEFVKFSMGDILRQEVARQSEVGSRIKEFLDSGVLVPDKLIFELVENFIRENRNKHILFDGFPRNLNQAQRLELTLSQLKLKLEVAMEMYLSEEHIIERLTNRRYCPECGAIYNLLTAPPKQDKRCDKCQCPLMRRNDDSEEIIKKRLEVYRKETSPLVDYYKSRGIYTRIDAHGSQDEVFKKISKIINGYITEE; from the coding sequence ATGATGGCTCTTCTGTTCGGGCCTCCGGGCGTCGGCAAAGGAACTCAGTCCGATCTACTTTCTCAAAAATATGAGTTCGTCAAATTTTCCATGGGTGACATTCTACGTCAGGAGGTCGCCCGGCAGAGTGAAGTCGGTTCCAGAATCAAGGAATTCCTTGACAGCGGCGTTCTTGTGCCGGATAAGTTGATATTTGAACTTGTTGAAAACTTCATTAGAGAAAACAGAAATAAACATATTCTCTTCGACGGCTTTCCCCGAAATCTGAATCAAGCACAAAGACTGGAACTGACTCTATCCCAATTGAAATTGAAACTCGAAGTGGCAATGGAAATGTATTTGAGCGAAGAACATATTATCGAACGATTGACAAATCGTCGCTACTGCCCTGAATGCGGAGCGATATACAACCTGTTGACCGCTCCTCCGAAACAGGATAAGAGGTGTGATAAATGTCAGTGTCCTTTAATGAGAAGAAACGACGACAGCGAAGAGATCATCAAAAAACGTCTCGAAGTCTACAGGAAAGAGACCTCACCGCTGGTTGACTATTATAAATCACGCGGCATATACACCCGCATCGATGCCCACGGTTCTCAAGATGAGGTCTTCAAAAAAATCTCGAAAATAATCAATGGCTATATCACTGAAGAATGA
- the map gene encoding type I methionyl aminopeptidase: MAISLKNEAAIKKIAIAGNIIFEVFSMIDKMDLNNMETIELNDRIDTFIREHGAIPAFLHYRGFPKSCCISLNNEVVHGIPDHRRIENGNLVKIDIGVKYQNYIADAAKTYAVGEISREARRLLEVTKTALRNGIKMAKKGNRISDISRSIQNTVEENGFSVVRELTGHGVGEALHEEPIIPNFVSKGPDPVIKAGMVFAIEPMVNIGTYEVRTASNGWTITTDDGSLSAHYEDTIAVLEKGNINLTRVVED; this comes from the coding sequence ATGGCTATATCACTGAAGAATGAAGCAGCGATTAAAAAGATTGCGATTGCCGGGAATATCATATTTGAAGTCTTCTCTATGATAGATAAAATGGACTTGAATAATATGGAAACCATTGAATTGAACGACAGAATCGATACATTCATCCGAGAACACGGAGCAATACCGGCGTTTCTCCATTACCGCGGTTTTCCGAAAAGCTGCTGTATTTCACTGAACAACGAAGTGGTGCACGGCATTCCCGATCATCGGAGGATTGAAAACGGCAATCTGGTGAAGATCGACATCGGGGTCAAATATCAAAACTATATCGCCGATGCGGCAAAGACATACGCTGTCGGAGAAATTTCCAGGGAAGCGCGGCGTTTGCTCGAGGTGACGAAGACCGCCTTACGCAATGGAATTAAAATGGCGAAAAAAGGAAATAGAATATCGGATATTTCACGTTCTATTCAGAATACGGTTGAAGAAAACGGATTCAGTGTGGTCCGTGAGCTCACCGGCCACGGCGTCGGTGAAGCCCTGCATGAAGAACCTATTATACCGAACTTTGTGAGTAAAGGACCAGACCCCGTCATTAAAGCGGGGATGGTCTTTGCGATCGAACCGATGGTTAATATCGGCACATATGAGGTAAGAACCGCAAGCAACGGCTGGACGATCACCACCGACGACGGTTCTTTATCGGCTCATTACGAAGATACCATTGCGGTTCTTGAAAAGGGCAACATTAACCTCACAAGGGTGGTGGAAGATTAA
- a CDS encoding translation initiation factor IF-1 has protein sequence MARKDLIQTEGTILETLPNAMFRVELDNGHKVLAHVSGKMRMSYIKILPGDRVLLELTPYDLSRGRIVWRYK, from the coding sequence ATGGCGAGAAAAGATTTAATCCAGACAGAGGGTACGATTCTTGAAACCCTTCCCAATGCAATGTTCAGGGTTGAACTGGACAACGGCCATAAGGTGCTTGCTCATGTCTCCGGCAAAATGAGAATGAGTTATATAAAAATTCTACCCGGAGACAGGGTTTTGCTGGAACTCACGCCTTATGACCTTTCACGGGGAAGAATCGTCTGGAGATATAAATAA
- a CDS encoding 50S ribosomal protein L36, giving the protein MKVKASVKKRCISCRIIKRKGVVMVICKNPRHKQRQG; this is encoded by the coding sequence TTGAAAGTTAAGGCATCAGTTAAAAAGCGGTGCATTTCTTGTCGGATCATCAAACGCAAAGGTGTGGTGATGGTTATCTGCAAAAACCCTCGACACAAACAGCGTCAAGGGTGA
- a CDS encoding 30S ribosomal protein S13, with the protein MARIAGVDLPPNKKVEYGLTAIFGIGLHTAQNIVAKVGIDPSKRIKDLSDEEVTKIRKLIEAEYKVEGALRADIAADIKRLIDIGSYRGLRHKYGLPVRGQRTRTNARTRKGKKKTVAGKPRPGGKK; encoded by the coding sequence ATGGCAAGAATTGCAGGTGTTGATTTGCCACCTAATAAAAAGGTTGAATACGGCCTTACAGCAATCTTCGGCATAGGACTGCATACAGCCCAGAATATTGTTGCGAAGGTCGGAATAGACCCTTCAAAGAGGATAAAAGATCTGAGTGACGAAGAGGTCACCAAGATAAGAAAATTGATCGAAGCTGAATATAAAGTAGAAGGTGCTCTGAGGGCGGATATCGCAGCCGACATCAAACGATTGATCGACATCGGTTCTTATCGGGGTCTGCGGCATAAATATGGGTTACCGGTAAGAGGACAGCGGACAAGGACCAATGCGCGTACCAGAAAAGGTAAGAAGAAGACCGTAGCCGGAAAACCGCGGCCAGGAGGTAAGAAGTGA